In the Primulina tabacum isolate GXHZ01 chromosome 7, ASM2559414v2, whole genome shotgun sequence genome, GAATTTCAATTTTAacttttatttgtttaaaaattcaTACCCACATTTCAAGGATATCTCGAAATTctcaaataaataaacaattacaattttacatgatttattattattaaagatATTATTATACGGtcctttcaaaaaaatttattgtatgCTAGATTACAAAAGATttagaaataatttattatacttttaaaatattattgtatCATTACAATTGTTGTATCTTCAAACTTTCTCGGTAAAtttccataaaattttcaaaaaaactgtaataaattattattattattattattttgaaataataataataatattattattatgattattaatattttatcaatATAAGAACAAATACTTACTGTTTTGCCAAAATTATAACGGATGATAATGTTGTAAGTCAAATATTATAAATCGTGTAACAACAAGAGCGTCACGGTTGGATTATTATCCCAATTGAGACAATTAGTTGTACCCCAATAATCTTTTTCACAATTATTACAGTCTTTACGCTCAATGAGAATTCAACCATCGACTCTGATATAAAAAGTGAGAAAATTGAGAAATGATATCATTTTTGCTGAACAGTGACCGAGACGCCAATTAGGGGTTTAAGGATAGAACAGGACGGTGTAAAACTAAACCCCACTGAAATCTTGCTCAAACGCGAAATGGAGTTGCAATCTGCCCctgttttccttcaaaattgtTCTCCACGCACCCGTGTTTTGCTTCCTCAGCTTCACCCTGTAAGCTCtctcttttaaattttcaatctTGTTCTCTAAAATTTTCAATCTTGTTTCctgttgaaaattttaattattccaTGAAAAATCTGTTGGTTAGGACAAAGGACAGTTTAGGGGCCACACTTACTTTAAAAAATGGATGCCCAGATGCCAAATTGAGCTCAAATGTATGTTTTCTCGCTTTAATCTTCCTATTTTGGTTTATCACTGGGAGTACTCAGTTATTTACTTTCCTTTTTACCCCATCTTTCGCAGCTCTCTCGGTATCTTTAAGGAGCAGAGTGGTTGTTTCTGCTGCAGATAATAATTCGTCAAGTAATTCGGGTTTTCGAGTGACTGCAATTAAGGGTTCGGAACCATTTCGTGGAAAATCAGGCTCTGTTTCTTTCGGTGGATTGAGCCATCAATcggttgaggaaagaaaattgGTTTCAGCGCCTTTTGTTGAGAATACTGGATCCTTTCTGTGGACTTTGGCACCTGTAGCATTAATATCGTCCTTGATTGTTCCACAGTTATTTATCATTGGCGTTATCGAGGATCTCTTAAAAAATGAGGTTCTTGCAGGTATTCTGGAACTTCCTTCATGAGTTATAACGTTGTTTGATTGAATTTGGTGTTTTGCCATCTGTTTCTGATTTTTTCTTGTATATTATATACTGGTTGTTTTTGCTGATGAACTGGCTGGATTTGAAAGTTATATGCTATGATTTCTTTGTGCATATTGATGTCTATAATCTATTTGTTGTTCACATATAGATCTTAACCTCGGGCCTTGATCTTATTAGCTTTAAAAACTCTTTAttactttaattttttatttttggttgattGGAATCTCTCTAATTTCTGATGCCTTCTTGAATTTGATAAACTTATGCAACTATTGGCATAGACTTCCAGCATAAGGGTAAACATGGTGTCACATGTgtaatttgttgatttattttttaacagTAACATTTGAACAAGTATTTTGAACCTTATCTAGGTACGAGCATTTGGcattttaccaaaagttatcgTTAGCGTTAGCAGTACAACTTAACTACTTTAAGCAATACGACAACCCAAATATCATGTTGTGATTGCACTTCTACTAGAAACAGTAATCTCTCAATAATTTCATCAACTTGTAACTTATGATAATCTAGCATGTAACATTGGTTTTTGATAATAATTGTAGGATCAAGGGCTTGGTCTCTTAACAAAAGCTATAATTGGCTAAGTTGCAGCTCGAATATTTTGAATCTTATGACATCTATAATCCCACGGTTTGATCGCTCTCATAGGAGATAGGAGAGACTATTATTGCTCCCTGACATCTTATACTTCATATGATGTGAAACTAATGAAGAACGATGAATAGAATTAGGAAGTTTTAAGAATGGAGAAAAAATTAACATTGCTGGGGTTGAAGTTCATTCTTTGAGGTTAAGGTCTGTACTTCCTTTATGCTCGCgcatttataaattatttaaggtaACATAAGGGAAGAACGGAAGAATGGGGTGATGATGCTAAAATGCAGAGTTGTTGGTTGAATTACATGACATACAGTAGGGCTTTAGCATGGTGATGCTTCCATGATTTGCAAAAGGGTTGCCTGCTTCCATTAGTTTTTATATTTGGAATTTCAACCTTTCTTGTGATATTGTGTTGGTTCTTATACACATTTTTTCTGATAATTTTCTTCATTGTGTACTGTACAAGTGCTTAGTTTTTCTTGATCTTGATGCAGAAATTGTTTCCTCATTTTCTACCGAGGTCATATTTTATGCCGGACTTGCCATATTTCTATTTGTTACTGAGCACGTTCAAAGGCCATATCTGCAGTTTACCTCAAAGAGATGGAGCCTCATCACTGGCCTACGAGGATATTTGTCCTCTGCCTTTTTCACCATGGGATTTAAAGTTTTCGCTCCGCTCTTTGCCGTTTATGTCACCTGGCCGATTCTTGGTTTACCTGCATTGATTTCTGTTGCTCCTTTCTTATATGGCTGTTTGGCTCAATTTGCATTTGAGAGACGTCTTGACCGGGATGGATCTTCTTGCTGGCCTCTTTTGCCAATTATCTTTGAGGTTAGAAATCGTGAAATTAACTGTTGCCTCCAAATTAAAAGGGGAACGTATTTTTTATAAGATTGGTACTTTCTCCGCAGATATATAGGATATATCAGTTGGCCAGGGCTG is a window encoding:
- the LOC142551557 gene encoding uncharacterized protein LOC142551557 codes for the protein MELQSAPVFLQNCSPRTRVLLPQLHPDKGQFRGHTYFKKWMPRCQIELKSLSVSLRSRVVVSAADNNSSSNSGFRVTAIKGSEPFRGKSGSVSFGGLSHQSVEERKLVSAPFVENTGSFLWTLAPVALISSLIVPQLFIIGVIEDLLKNEVLAEIVSSFSTEVIFYAGLAIFLFVTEHVQRPYLQFTSKRWSLITGLRGYLSSAFFTMGFKVFAPLFAVYVTWPILGLPALISVAPFLYGCLAQFAFERRLDRDGSSCWPLLPIIFEIYRIYQLARAVGYIEKLMFAMSGVSITPATADRVGAFVSLVLTFRILGVTCLWSLLTFLMRLFPSRPVAENY